From the Candidatus Anoxymicrobium japonicum genome, one window contains:
- a CDS encoding NADH pyrophosphatase, producing the protein LAGFVEAGETLEQCAAREVREEVGIEIANLRYFHSQPWPFPNSLMVAFFADYAGGTITPDPNEIEAADWFHPNALPILPEPISISRQLIEAALRER; encoded by the coding sequence CCTGGCCGGCTTCGTCGAAGCCGGCGAAACGCTCGAACAATGCGCCGCCCGCGAAGTCCGCGAGGAAGTCGGCATCGAAATCGCCAACCTGCGCTATTTCCACAGCCAACCCTGGCCCTTCCCCAACTCCCTGATGGTCGCCTTCTTCGCAGACTACGCCGGCGGCACGATCACCCCGGACCCGAACGAAATCGAAGCCGCCGACTGGTTCCACCCCAACGCCCTGCCCATCCTCCCCGAACCGATCAGCATCTCCCGCCAACTCATCGAAGCCGCCCTGCGCGAACGCTGA